The genomic segment AGGGTTGACCGCACCATGCTTGACTAGTGAATGAGAATCACTATCATCGGAATCCCCTACCGGAGGATCCCGACATGCGCGTGTCCCAGTTCCAGGATGCATCCGCTCCCCGCGACGCCCACGACGCCGGCAACGTCCATCCGTTGACGCGTGCTCCCGATGTCATCGAGCTCGACAGCGTGCAGTTGCTGCGCGGCCAGCGCGAACTGCGCATCCGCCACGGCAACGAGATCTACCGTCTGCGCCACACCCGCAACGACAAGCTGATCCTGACCAAGTAAACCGCTTTTGCGCGTCGCCGCCCGGTCCCGATGGATCGTGCGGGCGACACGCCGTGTTGCCCCCCCTCTCTCCAGAGGCTGCCCGCCCGCGCGATCCTCCTCCGCGCTCGCCAGCTCGCTGATCTCCACTTTTCGCGAGCGCCCATGCGTCCCAGCCTGCTGTCCGTTTCCTTGGCCCTGTGCCTGTCGTCCACCGCCGCCGTCGCCGCACCCGACGGCGAACCGCGCGACTTCGACCAGATCGTCGTCACCGCCACCCGCACCGAGCGTGCGATCAGCGACGTGCCCAATACCGTCGACGTGATCGACCGCGCGCGCATGGACACGCTGCTGGTACGCGACATCGCCGATCTGTTCCGCTACGAGCCGGGCATCACCGTCGGCAGCAGCTTCGGCCGCTTCGGCCTCAACGACATCCGCATCCGCGGCCTCGGCGGCAACCGCGTGCGCATCCAGACTGATGGCATCGCGGTGCCGGATGCATTCGCGATCGGCAGTTTCTCCAGCGCCAACCGCAACTTCGTCGATCTGGAAACGCTCAAGCGCGTCGAAGTGGTGCGCGGGCCCACGAGTTCGTTGTACGGCTCCGACGCGCTGGGCGGCGTGGTGTCGTTCGTGACCAAGGATCCGTCCGACTATCTGCGCGACGGCGACACCGCGCACGTCGGTACCAAGATCGGGTTCGAAGGCGCGAACGAAGGTCTGTTCGCCGGTGCGACCGCTGCCTTCGGCGGCGAGCGCTGGTCGGGCCTGGCGGCGGTGAGCCATCGCCAGGGCAAGGAAACCGAGAGCATGGGTGGGATCGGCGGCGAAGGTGCTGCGCGCACGCAGGCCAACCCGCAGTCGTCGAACGGCCGCAGCGTACTCGGCAAATTGGTCTTCGCCCCCAGCGACACGCAGCGCTTCAAGCTGACGGTCGAAGGCAACGAGGACGACGTCGAGACCGACGTGCTCAGCTCCTACGGCTTCCAGAGCCTGACCCGCGCGACCAACACCCAGGTGCTCGGTAACGACCACCAGTCGCGCGCACGCATCACCTTCGGTCACGAACTCGACGGCCTGTCGTCGGCGCTCGCCGACGGCGTCGACTGGCAGGTCTACCGCCAGGACAGCCGCACCCGTCAGGACAGCGTGGAAGTGCGTCGCGTGCCGTCGGGCGCCGCGACGATCCGCGACCGACGCGAACGCGAGTTTTACTTCGACCAGCGCAGCTATGGCCTGCAGGCGAATGCGCGCAAGACCTTCGAGACCGGCAGCGTCGAACACGCGCTGGCCTACGGCATCGATATCGAGCGCACCGAGACGAAACAGAAGCGCGACGGCCGCCGCATCTTCCTCGACACCGGCGTGGTCACCAACGCGATGTCGCCCGACACCTTCCCGGTGCGCGACTTCCCGATCAGCGACACCACCAAGGCGTCGCTGTACGTGCAGGACGAGATTGCATTCGCCGGTGGTGCGTTCCGCCTCGTGCCGGCGGTGCGCGTCGACCATTACCGGCTGGAACCCGAAGTCGATTCGATCTTCCGCGAGGACAACCCGGCCACGCAGGTCGCCGACCTCCACGAGACCAGCGTGTCGCCGAAGCTCGGCTTCGTGTGGACGTTCGCCGATGCCTGGTCGCTGTACGGCGGCTACGCCCGCGGCTTCCGCGCGCCGCCCTACAACGACGTCAATATCGGCTTCACCAATTTCCAGTTCGGCTATACGGCGATCCCGAATCCGGATCTGAAATCGGAAACCAGCGACGGTCTGGAACTGGGCGTGCGTTACTCGGGCGACGCCGCCTACGCCAGCCTCAGCACGTACTACACGCAGTACGACGACTTCATCGAGTCGACGCGTTACACCGGCATCGATCCCGTGTCCAGGCTGATGGTCTACCAGTCGCAGAACATCGCCGACGCGCGTATCCGCGGCGTCGAGTTCAAGGGCGGCGTGTACTTCGACAGCTTCGCACCGGCGCTGGCTGGATGGTCGCTGCGCGGCGCAGCGGCGTGGTCGCGTGGCGAGGACCGCATCACCGGCGAGGCGCTGACGAGCGTGGACCCGCTGACCGCGACACTCGGCGTCGCATTCGACCAGGCGGCATGGGGCGCCGAGCTCGCGGGTCGCTTCGTCGGCCGTCGCGACAGGCTCCCAACGGCGCCGGCCGGCAGCATCTATTTCGAAAGCCCCGGCCATGCCGTGCTCGATCTCTATGCACACTGGAATTTCGCGCCGGGCACGCGGCTCAACGCCGGCGTGTTCAATCTCGCCGATCGCAAGGTCTGGCAGGCGGGACTGGTGCCGTTGATCGCTGCGAGCAGCGCCACGCTCGACCGCTACACCGCACCGGGCCGCAACGTCGCGGTCAGCCTGTCGGTCGACTTCTGACCATGGTCACCGCCCTGTCGCCGCCCACTGCATGCGTCGTCCCCACGCCGTCGCAACTGGCGGCGCTGGGCACGGTGTTGTGTCTGCACCGTCCGGGTGCCGCGCGCGAACTCGGCGGCTGGTCGTCGGCGCGCCGCGCGCAAGCGCATGCCGGCCTCGACCTCGACGGCATGCACGAAAGCCTGCGTTTCTTCGATGCCGACGATGTCTGTTGCTGGCAACTGCATCTGCTGCCCGACAGCGACTTTCTCGCCTGGGAGCGTCTCGCCGGCAATCTCCCGCGTTGCAGCGATGTGGCGCCCGGCGGCATCGGCGGGCGTCTGTGGCGCGGCCTCGCGCAGCGCATCCGCGGCGGCGCCTGGGAAGCCAGCGTGCTGCGCTTCCAGTCGGTACCGGCGGTGCCGGAGGAGGGCGGCCCGATGCTGGTCGCCAGTCTCGGCACGCTGTCGCCGCTCGGCATCGACTGCGCGCGTCGCATCGCGCGCGGCAACGGCATCACCCCGTCGTCTTCGCTCGACGACTGCTGCTGCCGACGCGCAGCCGCGGCCGCCAGGTCCGCGTCGCCAGACGCGTACCGCCATCCGATCCCTCTCTCCTGACGTTTCCCGACCACGAGGTTCCACCGACATGACACCGCAAGCGACCGCGCTGGCACTCGCCGCCCTGCTGGCCTCCACCGCCGCGCCGGCTGCCACCCGCACGCCCGCCACCCCGCCTGAGGCCGACCGCAGCGCGATCCTCGGCATGCAGGGTGAATACAGCGTGCGTTTCCTGTTCGACGAGACAGTCGTGCTCGCGCCCGGCTACACGCGCAAGGAACCCAAGCGCAGCGGCGGCGACGAAGTCGTCATCGTCGTCGAGGACACGCCGACGAAGATCGTGCTGCAGCATCTGCTGCTCGACGTCAAAAGCGGTCACGTGATCAAGCACTGGCGCCAGGACTGGACGTTCGAAGCGCCGACGCGCTGGGAGTTCGCATCCGATCAGACCTGGCGCCAGCGCAACGTGCCCGCCGAACTGGTGCAGGGCGGCTGGACCCAGTGCGTGTTCGAAGTCAGCGATGCGCCGCGCTACTGCGGCAGCGGTCGCTGGGTCCACGGGAACGGTGCATCGACGTGGACGTCGGATGCCGGCTGGCGTCCGCTGCCGCGCCGCGAATACACCACACGCGAGGACTACAACGCGCTCGCCGCGGTCAACCGCCACACCATCGTGCCCGGCGGCTGGACCCACGAGCAGGACAACCACAAGGACGTCCGTGATGCATCCGGCGCCGTCACCGCCAGCATCGTCCGCGAGACCGGCTTCAACGATTACGTGAAGACCGATGCGATCGATTTCACCCCGGCCTACGACTACTGGAAAGCGACGCAGGACTACTGGGCGCGCGTGCGCGCGCGCTGGGATGTGCGCCTGTCCGCACCGGATGGCGTGCATCTGAAGACCAAGGTCGACGGCATGGCGCTGATCGTCCCGTTCTTCGAACAGGCGCAGACCGTGCAGGACGGCGGCAGCGTCAGCGACGCGCAGATCGACGCCGTATTCGCCGAATGGGTGGACACGCCGCGCGACTGAGCGCAGCGCTGACGAGAACCGGAAGGCGGGCGATGCCCGCCTTTCGCGTGTCTGGCGGGGGCGTTACAGGGCTGCGCCTATACTCGAAGCCAGCGGCATCGGCCGCCCGCATACAAGGATCGATCAATGGGAACCGGACTGTTTCTCGCCGTGGTACTGGCACTCGCCGGCGTCATCGTGCTGTTCAAGACCGTGCGCATGGTGCCGCAGGGATTCGAGTGGACCGTCGAGCGCTTCGGCAAGTACACGCATTCGATGGCGCCGGGCCTGCATTTCCTGATTCCCGTGGTCTACGGCGTCGGCCGCAAGATCAACATGATGGAACAGGTGCTGGACGTGCCGAGCCAGGAAGTCATCACCCGCGACAATGCGGTCGTGCGCGTCGACGGCGTCGTCTTCTTCCAGGTGCTGGACGCGGCCAAGGCGGCGTATGAAGTCTCGAACCTGGAGATCGCATCGATCGCGCTGGTGCAGACCAACATCCGCACCGTGATCGGTTCGATGGATCTCGACGAATCGCTGAGCAACCGCGAGCGCATCAACGCGCAGCTGCTCAATGTCGTCGACCACGCCACCAATCCCTGGGGCATCAAGGTCACGCGCATCGAGATCCGCGACATCCAGCCGCCGCGCGACCTCATCGATTCGATGGCCCGGCAGATGAAAGCCGAGCGCGAACGCCGCGCGGTGATCCTCGAGGCCGAAGGCCACAGGCAGTCGGAAATTCTGCGCGCCGAGGGCGACAAGCAGTCGTCGATCCTGCAGGCCGAAGGCAAGAAGGAAGCCGCGTTCCGCGAGGCCGAGGCGCGCGAGCGTCTGGCCGAGGCGGAAGCCAAGGCGACCGAAATGGTGTCCAACGCGATTGCGAACGGCGACGTGCAGGCGATCAACTACTTCGTCGCGCAGAAGTACGTCGAGGCGTTCAAGGAACTGGCGATGGCGCCGAACCAGAAGTTCGTGCTGATGCCGATGGAGACCAGCGGCCTGATCGGTTCGATCGCCGGCATCGGCGAACTCGCGCGCGAAGCGTTGTCGGGCAAGCCGGCGTCGCCCACGCCGCCGCCGGTCCAGCGTCCGCGCGCCGGAGCCTGAGCCATGGACTGGATGCGCTGGGATGTCGCGGGTTGGGGCGCGCTGGCCTTGCTGCTGATGGCGGCCGAGACGCTGGCGCCCGGCGCGTTCCTGTTGTGGATGGGCTTCGCCGCCGCAGCGGTGTTTCTGGTCGCGCTGTTCGCCCCCGGGCTGACGCTGCTGACCCAGGTCGCGCTGTTCGTCGTGCTGAGTTTCCTGTCGGTGCTGGTCTACCAGAGGTTCTTCCGCAAGCGCGCCCGTCAGAGCGACCAGCCGCTGCTCAACCGCCGTGCGCAGCAGCACGTTGGTCGCGTGTTGCCGCTGGAGCAGGGCATCGTCGACGGCCGCGGCCGGATCAAGATCGGTGACGCGTTCTGGGTCGTCGAAGGTCCGGACCTCGCCACCGGTACGCACGTCCGCATCGTCGGCACCGACGGCGTGAACCTGCACGTCGAAGCGGCCTGAGGATTCCGCTGCCTTCGTAGGATGGGCAGAGCGCAGCGAAACCCATCGCAGGCTGCGCCGGGTATTGGATTTCGCCACCCCGGTCACCGCCAGGCGCCGCAGCGCGCCGGCCCGACCTGCGATAATTCCGGCTTTCCGCTTGCGAGCCGGCCAGATGACGCAGAAGACGATCCTCAACGATGCCCACCGTGCGCTCGGCGCACGCATGGTCGATTTCGGCGGCTGGGATATGCCGCTCAACTACGGCTCGCAGATCGAGGAACACCACCACGTCCGCCGCGACGCCGGCATGTTCGACGTCAGCCACATGACCGTCGTCGACCTGCGCGGTGCGGGCACGCGCGATTTCCTGCGCCGCCTCGTCGCCAACTCGGTCGACAAACTAAAGGTGCCGGGCAAGGCGCTCTACACCTGCATGCTCACGCTGGACGGCGGCATCGTCGACGACCTGATCGTCTACTTCATGGCCGACGACTGGTTCCGTCTCGTCGTCAATGCGGCAACGCGCGAGAAGGTCCTGGCGTGGATCGCCGAGCAGGCTGCCGACTTCGATGTCGCCGTGACCGAGCGCCCGGAGCTGGCGATGATCGCCGTGCAGGGCCCGCAGGCGCGCGACACGGTTGCCACGCTGCTCGGTGACGGCAACGGAAAGACCGTCGCCAAGCTCGGCCGCTTTGCCGCCGCCGCGCTCGAAGGCACCGCGTTCGGCGATCTGTTCGTCGCCCGTACCGGGTACACCGGCGAAGACGGTTTCGAGATCGTCGTCGGCGAGTCGCATGCGGTCGCCCTGTGGATGGCGCTGCATGAAGCAGGCGTCGCACCGGCCGGCCTCGGCGCGCGCGACACACTGCGCCTCGAAGCCGGCCTCGCGCTTTACGGACAGGACATGGACGAAACCGTGTCGCCGTTCGAAGCCGCGCTCGGCTGGACCGTCGCGCTCGACGAAGGCCGCGCGTTCAACGGCCGCGCACTGTTGGAGTCGCAGGCCGATGGCGCGCCGCGGCAGATGATCGGCCTGGTGATGGACGACAAGGGCGTCCTGCGTCACGGCCAGACGGTCGCGACCGCGAACGGCGCCGGCGAGATCCTGTCGGGCACGTTCTCGCCGACGATCGGCAAGGCGATCGCGTTCGCACGCGTGCCGGCCGGCGAGCCGGGCGAGGTCACCGTCGACATCCGCGGCCGTCAGGTCCCGGTGCGCGTGGTCAAGTTCCCGTTCGTCAAGAATGGCCAACCCGCCGACGGCGTCTGATGCGCGCCGCTCGGCATCGTCGTTACACTAGCCCCACCTTCCCGATCGAACGTTTTCCCCGGAGCCGACCATGAGCGAAATCCCTGGCGACCTGAAATTCCTGAAGTCCCACGAGTGGGTCCGTATCGAAGGTGACGGCAAGGTCACCATCGGCATCTCCGACCACGCCCAAGGCCTGCTCGGCGACCTGGTGTACGTCGAACTGCCCGCCGTCGGTGACGACATCCAGGCCGGCACCGGCGTGGCCGTGGTCGAGTCGGTCAAGGCCGCGTCCGATGTCTATGCCCCGGTCTCGGGCACGATCACCGCCGTCAACGAAGCGCTGGCCGACAAGCCGGAGACGATCAACGAAGACGCCTACGGCGAAGGCTGGTTGTTCGTCGTCGAACTGAGCGAGCCCGACCAGCTCAACGAACTGCTGGCGCCCGACGAGTACGCCGAACAGATCGAGGGCGAAGAAGACTGACGTCTTCGTTCGAACCGTCGTGCACATCGACCGGTGCGTTCCGAGAGGAATGCGCCGGTTTTCGTTTCCGGCCTTCCGATCCGATGACGTGACGGCGGCGTCGTGCGAAGTCGTCGCGCCGCGACAGTCGACGTCCCCCGATGCACGACGCGAACATCGATCGACGCGTTCGAAGGCCGCGCATTTTCTGCGCAAACCGATCCCGCAACCGCGCAAACGCGTCGCGCGCGGTGCAGCCGGATTTACGTTGCGGTCGGGTGGGTGATCCTTTTTTCACCATGCCGGAAATGCCGGCCCACGCAACGTCGAAATGCATGCAACACAAACGCGCCGATGCATTGATGCCTTTTTTTATGATGTTTTGCGAAAGCGTTTCTTGCGCGATGCACGCGGCTGCACATTGGATCGCACCGCGTGCATGGCATCGCGGCGCAGCATCGCCCGACATGCGTGCCGGCGGGTCTGAAGAAAAATTGCAACGACCTGTTGACAGTAGAAAAAACCGTGATTAGGTTTCGCGGCAACACACGTCCGCAACGAAACGAGTGAGTCGAACCACGACACCAGCGCGCAGCACAACTCGAACCTCTGCCAGGAACATCACACGGTGGATGCGGGCATCGTCTCCGCTGCGAAATTTCCCAACCCCTTTTTCCGACCTACGCGACAGATCTGGCGCGTGCAGGTTTCCGCTTCACCGGGGCGACGTCGTGCAGTCGACGACCCACCCTTCGAATCCGGTCCGATGCGCGGTGCGCGTCGGCGGTTGTGCGCGGGTCCAACTCCCGCGTGCCGTTTGAGAACTGGGCCGCTGTACATGCAAGTCCACTGACGAGGAGAGCCATTCCATGGCCACGAAGAAAGCCGTAAAGAAAGCGCCTGCCAAGAAGGCGGCCAAGAAGACCGCGAAGAAGTCCACCGCCAAGAAAGTGGTGAGCAAGGTCAAGAAGGCTGTGAAGAAGGTCGCGAAGAAGGTTGCCAAGGTCGCCAAGAAGAAGCCGGCGGCGAAGAAGACCACCAAGAAGGTCGCGAAGAAGAAGGTTGCTGCCAAGAAGACCGCGAAGAAGGCGGTGAAGAAGGCTGCGAAGAAGACCACCAAGAAGGCCGCCAAGAAGAAGGTCGCGAAGAAGTCCGTCGCGAAGAAGGCCACCAAGAAGGCCGCCAAGAAGTCGACTGCAAAGAAGACTGCGAAGAAGGCGACCAAGAAGTCCGCGACCAAGAAGACTGCGAAGAAGTCGACTGCCAAGAAGGCCACGAAGAAGGCCGCCACCAAGAAGGCAGCGACCAAAAAGTCTGCAACCAAGAAGTCTGCAACCAAGAAGGCCGCGACGAAGAAGCGCGCGCCTGCCAAGCGCACCAAGAAGTCCGCGCCGGTCGTGATTCCGCAGATGCCGACGCCGCTGATCTGATCTGACGTAGCTGCACTTCGTCATCGAAAGCGCTTCCTCCGCGTGCCCAGGCGGAGGAGGCGTTTTTTTTGCCCGTCGTCAGCCGCGCACGCAGACGGATCGCCGCCGCGACGCAGGATGGGTAGAGCGAAGCGAAACCGATCGTCTTCGTTCGAACCGCACCCACCTCAGGCAGTCCCGGGTCCCGAGGACGAGGGCGAGAACTCCCGCTCAGCGTCGAAGACGCAGCACAGGCACGGAAAAGTGCCGACGCAGAAATGGACAAGGCCGCCCAAAGGCGGCCCCGTTCGCTTTCGAATCCCGGAAAAATCTACTCCGGCGTCGCCGCCGCACGATGGGTCGTGCTGCCGGCCGACGGCGTCGAGGCCGGTGCATGCGTGCGCTGGGCGTGCAGCGTTTCGAGGTTCGGATCGACGTCCAGCCAGCGCTGTGGTGGCAGGCCGATCGCGCGATCGAGGATCGTCGGCAGCAGGCCCGAGGGCAGACTGCTCTCGCTGTTCCACAACACGACCATGCCGAAGTCTCGGTCAGGAATCATCGCCATCAGACCGCGATAGCCCTGCACCGCACCACCGTGGAAGACCACGCGCTGGCCGGCGTAGTCGTAGACGCGCCAGCCCAGACCGTAGCCTGCGGCGTCGAGA from the Luteimonas fraxinea genome contains:
- the hemP gene encoding hemin uptake protein HemP, whose protein sequence is MRVSQFQDASAPRDAHDAGNVHPLTRAPDVIELDSVQLLRGQRELRIRHGNEIYRLRHTRNDKLILTK
- a CDS encoding TonB-dependent hemoglobin/transferrin/lactoferrin family receptor, which translates into the protein MRPSLLSVSLALCLSSTAAVAAPDGEPRDFDQIVVTATRTERAISDVPNTVDVIDRARMDTLLVRDIADLFRYEPGITVGSSFGRFGLNDIRIRGLGGNRVRIQTDGIAVPDAFAIGSFSSANRNFVDLETLKRVEVVRGPTSSLYGSDALGGVVSFVTKDPSDYLRDGDTAHVGTKIGFEGANEGLFAGATAAFGGERWSGLAAVSHRQGKETESMGGIGGEGAARTQANPQSSNGRSVLGKLVFAPSDTQRFKLTVEGNEDDVETDVLSSYGFQSLTRATNTQVLGNDHQSRARITFGHELDGLSSALADGVDWQVYRQDSRTRQDSVEVRRVPSGAATIRDRREREFYFDQRSYGLQANARKTFETGSVEHALAYGIDIERTETKQKRDGRRIFLDTGVVTNAMSPDTFPVRDFPISDTTKASLYVQDEIAFAGGAFRLVPAVRVDHYRLEPEVDSIFREDNPATQVADLHETSVSPKLGFVWTFADAWSLYGGYARGFRAPPYNDVNIGFTNFQFGYTAIPNPDLKSETSDGLELGVRYSGDAAYASLSTYYTQYDDFIESTRYTGIDPVSRLMVYQSQNIADARIRGVEFKGGVYFDSFAPALAGWSLRGAAAWSRGEDRITGEALTSVDPLTATLGVAFDQAAWGAELAGRFVGRRDRLPTAPAGSIYFESPGHAVLDLYAHWNFAPGTRLNAGVFNLADRKVWQAGLVPLIAASSATLDRYTAPGRNVAVSLSVDF
- a CDS encoding Hemin transport protein translates to MVTALSPPTACVVPTPSQLAALGTVLCLHRPGAARELGGWSSARRAQAHAGLDLDGMHESLRFFDADDVCCWQLHLLPDSDFLAWERLAGNLPRCSDVAPGGIGGRLWRGLAQRIRGGAWEASVLRFQSVPAVPEEGGPMLVASLGTLSPLGIDCARRIARGNGITPSSSLDDCCCRRAAAAARSASPDAYRHPIPLS
- a CDS encoding DUF6607 family protein, translating into MTPQATALALAALLASTAAPAATRTPATPPEADRSAILGMQGEYSVRFLFDETVVLAPGYTRKEPKRSGGDEVVIVVEDTPTKIVLQHLLLDVKSGHVIKHWRQDWTFEAPTRWEFASDQTWRQRNVPAELVQGGWTQCVFEVSDAPRYCGSGRWVHGNGASTWTSDAGWRPLPRREYTTREDYNALAAVNRHTIVPGGWTHEQDNHKDVRDASGAVTASIVRETGFNDYVKTDAIDFTPAYDYWKATQDYWARVRARWDVRLSAPDGVHLKTKVDGMALIVPFFEQAQTVQDGGSVSDAQIDAVFAEWVDTPRD
- a CDS encoding SPFH domain-containing protein, whose product is MGTGLFLAVVLALAGVIVLFKTVRMVPQGFEWTVERFGKYTHSMAPGLHFLIPVVYGVGRKINMMEQVLDVPSQEVITRDNAVVRVDGVVFFQVLDAAKAAYEVSNLEIASIALVQTNIRTVIGSMDLDESLSNRERINAQLLNVVDHATNPWGIKVTRIEIRDIQPPRDLIDSMARQMKAERERRAVILEAEGHRQSEILRAEGDKQSSILQAEGKKEAAFREAEARERLAEAEAKATEMVSNAIANGDVQAINYFVAQKYVEAFKELAMAPNQKFVLMPMETSGLIGSIAGIGELAREALSGKPASPTPPPVQRPRAGA
- a CDS encoding NfeD family protein, which gives rise to MRWDVAGWGALALLLMAAETLAPGAFLLWMGFAAAAVFLVALFAPGLTLLTQVALFVVLSFLSVLVYQRFFRKRARQSDQPLLNRRAQQHVGRVLPLEQGIVDGRGRIKIGDAFWVVEGPDLATGTHVRIVGTDGVNLHVEAA
- the gcvT gene encoding glycine cleavage system aminomethyltransferase GcvT, translating into MTQKTILNDAHRALGARMVDFGGWDMPLNYGSQIEEHHHVRRDAGMFDVSHMTVVDLRGAGTRDFLRRLVANSVDKLKVPGKALYTCMLTLDGGIVDDLIVYFMADDWFRLVVNAATREKVLAWIAEQAADFDVAVTERPELAMIAVQGPQARDTVATLLGDGNGKTVAKLGRFAAAALEGTAFGDLFVARTGYTGEDGFEIVVGESHAVALWMALHEAGVAPAGLGARDTLRLEAGLALYGQDMDETVSPFEAALGWTVALDEGRAFNGRALLESQADGAPRQMIGLVMDDKGVLRHGQTVATANGAGEILSGTFSPTIGKAIAFARVPAGEPGEVTVDIRGRQVPVRVVKFPFVKNGQPADGV
- the gcvH gene encoding glycine cleavage system protein GcvH is translated as MSEIPGDLKFLKSHEWVRIEGDGKVTIGISDHAQGLLGDLVYVELPAVGDDIQAGTGVAVVESVKAASDVYAPVSGTITAVNEALADKPETINEDAYGEGWLFVVELSEPDQLNELLAPDEYAEQIEGEED